In the Myxococcus fulvus genome, one interval contains:
- the grpE gene encoding nucleotide exchange factor GrpE codes for MRAVAGSSEKDSIQAEIGQDVIDAAVRSVERRMEDEEVTVIEVEAREAPASEDADASVAPEDSVTPQDSPAPPATADEVAQLRQEVESLKAQVEFSQAKGRETMERLREAHERAKEAQDRMVRAAADLENYRKRAQKEKEEVQRFGSEKLLKDLLPVMDNMDRALEAATKSPDIESFQKGVAMTRKSFEDALGRHGVKSFSAKGQPFDPRMHEAIQQVETADTPAGHVVYEVVRGFFLNERLVRPAMVVVARAPEAPAPVVEAAAVEAASSTPAPAEDSPPAEAEPRAEAPEQHTDSTSGGSQ; via the coding sequence GTGCGCGCCGTGGCCGGCTCCAGTGAAAAGGACAGCATCCAGGCGGAAATCGGGCAGGACGTCATCGACGCGGCGGTCCGCAGTGTCGAGCGTCGCATGGAGGATGAAGAGGTGACCGTCATCGAGGTGGAGGCCCGCGAGGCCCCTGCTTCCGAGGACGCGGACGCCTCCGTCGCCCCCGAGGATTCCGTGACTCCCCAGGACTCCCCAGCGCCTCCCGCGACCGCGGACGAGGTCGCCCAGCTCCGTCAGGAGGTGGAGTCTCTCAAGGCGCAGGTCGAGTTCAGTCAGGCCAAGGGCCGCGAGACGATGGAGCGGCTGCGCGAGGCGCACGAGCGCGCGAAGGAAGCGCAGGACCGCATGGTCCGCGCCGCCGCGGACCTGGAGAACTACCGCAAGCGCGCGCAGAAGGAGAAGGAGGAGGTCCAGCGCTTCGGCTCGGAGAAGCTGCTCAAGGACCTGCTCCCGGTGATGGACAACATGGACCGCGCGCTCGAGGCCGCGACCAAGTCGCCCGACATCGAGAGCTTCCAGAAGGGCGTGGCCATGACGCGCAAGTCCTTCGAGGACGCGCTCGGCCGCCACGGCGTGAAGTCCTTCAGCGCCAAGGGCCAGCCCTTCGACCCGCGCATGCATGAGGCCATCCAGCAGGTGGAGACGGCCGACACGCCCGCGGGCCACGTGGTCTACGAGGTGGTGCGCGGCTTCTTCCTCAACGAGCGGCTGGTGCGCCCGGCCATGGTCGTCGTCGCGCGCGCGCCCGAGGCTCCGGCCCCCGTCGTGGAAGCCGCCGCCGTGGAGGCCGCCTCATCCACCCCCGCGCCCGCCGAGGACTCACCTCCGGCGGAAGCCGAGCCGCGGGCCGAAGCACCCGAGCAGCACACGGACAGCACTTCCGGGGGGAGTCAGTAA
- the dnaK gene encoding molecular chaperone DnaK produces the protein MGKVIGIDLGTTNSCVAVMEGGEPVVIPNSEGSRTTPSMVGFTDSGERLVGQIGKRQAITNPENTVFAVKRLIGRKFDSPEAKKAIGVSAFKVVSSPNGDAWVEIRGKGHSPPEVSAIVLMKMKQTAEDYLGEPVTEAVITVPAYFNDSQRQSTKDAGRIAGLNVLRIINEPTAAALAYGLDKVKDGGTERVAVYDLGGGTFDISILELTAGVFEVKSTNGDTFLGGEDFDQRLIDYLAKRFAEQNNGLDLRRDRMALQRLKEAAERAKHELSSAPETEVNLPFITADASGPKHLTETVDRSTFEALVSDLIDRTIEPCKIALKDAGLSAQHINQVLLVGGMTRMPRVQQKVREFFGKEPHKGINPDEVVAVGAAIQGGVLKGEVKDVLLLDVTPLSLGVETAGGVFTKIIDKNTTIPCKKSQVFSTAVDNQPLVSVHVLQGEREMAADNKTLARFELVGIPPAPRGVPQIEVSFDIDANGIVHVSAKDLGTGKVQQVRVVSNSGLSEAEIQAMISDAQSHAADDKKKKELAELRNNADGLIYTTEKSLEEYASLLSEKDREEIKQDLERLKGLLNTSDPVALKEAFQRLEGSAYRIADAIYTGQAS, from the coding sequence ATGGGCAAGGTGATTGGAATCGACCTGGGGACCACCAACTCCTGCGTCGCCGTCATGGAAGGCGGCGAGCCGGTGGTCATCCCCAACAGCGAAGGCAGCCGCACCACGCCTTCCATGGTGGGCTTCACGGACTCCGGTGAGCGGCTGGTGGGCCAGATTGGCAAGCGTCAGGCCATCACCAACCCGGAGAACACCGTGTTCGCCGTGAAGCGGCTCATCGGTCGGAAGTTCGACTCGCCGGAGGCCAAGAAGGCCATCGGCGTGAGCGCCTTCAAGGTGGTCTCCAGCCCCAACGGCGACGCGTGGGTGGAGATTCGCGGCAAGGGCCACAGCCCGCCGGAGGTCTCCGCCATCGTCCTGATGAAGATGAAGCAGACGGCGGAGGACTACCTCGGCGAGCCCGTCACCGAGGCGGTCATCACCGTCCCCGCGTACTTCAACGACAGCCAGCGCCAGTCCACCAAGGACGCCGGCCGCATCGCGGGCCTCAACGTCCTGCGCATCATCAACGAGCCCACCGCCGCGGCGCTCGCGTACGGCCTGGACAAGGTGAAGGACGGCGGCACCGAGCGCGTGGCCGTCTACGACCTGGGCGGCGGCACGTTCGATATCTCCATCCTGGAGCTGACCGCCGGCGTCTTCGAGGTGAAGAGCACCAACGGCGACACGTTCCTGGGCGGCGAGGACTTCGACCAGCGGCTCATCGACTACCTGGCCAAGCGCTTCGCCGAGCAGAACAACGGCCTGGACCTGCGCCGCGACCGCATGGCGCTGCAGCGCCTGAAGGAGGCCGCCGAGCGCGCCAAGCACGAGCTGTCCAGCGCGCCCGAGACGGAGGTGAACCTGCCGTTCATCACCGCGGATGCGTCCGGCCCCAAGCACCTGACGGAGACGGTGGACCGCTCCACCTTCGAGGCGCTGGTCTCGGACCTCATCGACCGCACCATCGAGCCCTGCAAGATCGCCCTCAAGGACGCGGGCCTCAGCGCGCAGCACATCAACCAGGTGCTCCTGGTGGGCGGCATGACGCGCATGCCCCGCGTGCAGCAGAAGGTGCGCGAGTTCTTCGGCAAGGAGCCGCACAAGGGCATCAACCCGGATGAGGTCGTCGCCGTGGGCGCGGCCATCCAGGGCGGCGTGCTCAAGGGCGAGGTGAAGGACGTCCTCCTGCTGGACGTGACGCCGCTGTCCCTGGGCGTCGAGACGGCCGGCGGCGTCTTCACGAAGATCATCGACAAGAACACCACCATCCCCTGCAAGAAGAGCCAGGTGTTCTCCACCGCGGTGGACAACCAGCCGCTGGTGAGCGTGCACGTGCTCCAGGGCGAGCGCGAGATGGCGGCGGACAACAAGACGCTGGCCCGCTTCGAGCTGGTGGGCATCCCGCCCGCGCCCCGCGGCGTGCCGCAGATTGAAGTCTCGTTCGACATCGACGCCAACGGCATCGTGCACGTCAGCGCCAAGGACCTGGGCACCGGCAAGGTCCAGCAGGTGCGCGTGGTGAGCAACTCCGGCCTGTCGGAGGCCGAAATCCAGGCGATGATCTCCGACGCCCAGTCGCACGCCGCCGACGACAAGAAGAAGAAGGAGCTGGCGGAGCTGCGCAACAACGCGGACGGCCTCATCTACACCACCGAGAAGAGCCTGGAGGAGTACGCCAGCCTCCTGTCGGAGAAGGACCGCGAGGAGATCAAGCAGGACCTGGAGCGGCTCAAGGGCCTGCTCAACACCTCCGACCCGGTCGCCCTCAAGGAAGCCTTCCAGCGCCTGGAGGGCAGCGCCTACCGCATCGCCGACGCCATCTACACGGGCCAGGCGAGCTGA